Genomic segment of Mastomys coucha isolate ucsf_1 unplaced genomic scaffold, UCSF_Mcou_1 pScaffold5, whole genome shotgun sequence:
TGTTCAGGATGAATCCACGACTTTGTTATGtgcactaggcaagcactccccGCACAAGCTGAGGTTCTCATCGTCCTGCCTGGTGGATTTAATGAAGCCTTCTGTGTCATTTTGTCTTCGCAGAATTACCTTCTCCAAATCTGAACTCAAGTATTAATGTGGTCAGGATGGGCCAAAATGTATCTCTGTCTTGTTCCACCAAGAACACATCAGTAGACATCACCTATTCACTCTTTTGGGGTACAAAATACctagagagcaagagaagaagagggggagctGTGGATTTCCAACTGAGCATCTCCAATGTCAACAAGACAGGCCCCTACAAATGCAAAATCAATGTTTACAATGTTTCCAACGTTTCCAACTCGTCAAAATACAGTCAGGATTTCAACTTCACAATTGCCAGTAAGTGCAGCTGTATACAAGGGAGGCTGGGTGGCCAATGGGACTCTCACCTGTGGTATGAAGGGCCCTtagaggttgttttgttttgttttgtttttcgagacagggtttctctgtgtagctctggctgtcctggaactcactctgtagaccaggctggcttcaaactcataaatccacctgcctctgcctcccaagtgctgggattaaaggcgtgcaccaccaccgcccagcctcctTGGAGGCTGAAAGCATTCAGTCAAGAGTCTGAGAAGATAGCCATTTAGCCCAACTGAAACAAgcattctcctttttttctcttttaatttttccccttctttttattCCTTATCTGGGCCATCAGTCTAAAAGATGGCACTCCCACATCCGGAGGATCCTCCCTGCTTAGCTAATTCTCTAAACCGGCATTTCACCGATCTTCTAGTCCCTCCCTAACCTAATCAAGATTAGTCAGCCACCAGTCTCCAACGTTCCCTTGAAGCCTGAAGCCTTTCAGCCAGCACCCTTTCTGCCCAGCCATGCCTCATTAGCTCTAGTTTTCTCTCCGTTGTCTTCCCACTCCATGCTTCTAGCCCTGCACCAACAGCCTTGGCTGTGACGACcttgggagagggagaaaggatctAAACACATTGTACCTGCAGTCTCCTCAAACCTCAGGAAGAACCATGGTTCTCCAGGTCTACCAGGTGGAGGCCACAGCCACATGTGTCTatgtaaaattaaattcaaaCCAGTCAAAGAGATAGTAAAGATCcaagggcaggcaagatggctcaacagggtaaagctgcttgctgcgcaagcctgagttccatccttggaactcaagtggaaggagagagctgagtccacagagttgttctctgacctccacatgcatgctgtggtatGTGCATCGATGCATGTCTGCTCCAGTGCTTggacacatttgtacacacacacatatgcattgtacaggtgcatgcatgcacacactaataACTAAtagatacatttataaatattcaatacaggaggctggagagctggctcttccagaggtcctgagttcaattcccagcaaccacatggtggctcacaaccatttgtaatgggatctgatgccctcttctggtgtagacacctacaatgtactcatacatatagataaagaaaaaattcaacACACTACAGGgttgggcacacctttaatcccagccctagagaggcagaggcaggtggattccatgagtttaaggccagcctggtctccttaGCtatttccaggctagccagagctacatactgagacacCCTCAcacgataaataaataaaactacttCAAGGCCACAGTCTTGTCACACTTCTAGTGTGCAAGAG
This window contains:
- the Milr1 gene encoding allergin-1 isoform X3, coding for MGDGDSPVGLSVISFKGMRSWLDKLLLWALILSIALQNAAVDCKRVEINELPSPNLNSSINVVRMGQNVSLSCSTKNTSVDITYSLFWGTKYLESKRRRGGAVDFQLSISNVNKTGPYKCKINVYNVSNVSNSSKYSQDFNFTIARAEQPQEIHYAIPVFKESAPTEQEGSMDRKADYFYSELTY